Proteins from one Syntrophorhabdaceae bacterium genomic window:
- the ccsB gene encoding c-type cytochrome biogenesis protein CcsB, producing the protein MNIHLYHVALGFYLASTFVYAVSLASNKPRFEKPGYYLLVVAFVVHFASAVARYFEAGYTPITNVYESLSFLALCVAGFFIYIRRVYHVHMIGSIITPLVSLIVIMSLNFPSEIRPLIPALQSAWLPVHTVLSFLGNGIFVFGFFISLLYLIIEKEIKKKRAFLFSEKFPSLATLDRINYRCMSLGFPFLTAGIITGSIWAGFAWGSYWRWDPKETWSLITWIVYAILFHNRLALGWRGRKTAYMMILGVFLVLFTFLGVNFLLKGMHTYM; encoded by the coding sequence AGCCTCGCTTCGAACAAACCTCGCTTCGAGAAGCCGGGGTATTATCTTCTCGTCGTCGCTTTCGTGGTCCACTTCGCTTCTGCTGTGGCGCGTTATTTCGAGGCCGGCTACACCCCTATCACGAACGTCTACGAGTCCCTTTCCTTTCTGGCCCTGTGCGTCGCCGGTTTTTTCATCTATATCAGGAGGGTCTATCATGTCCACATGATAGGGAGCATCATCACCCCCCTCGTTTCCCTCATCGTTATCATGTCGCTGAACTTTCCCAGCGAGATACGGCCCCTCATTCCGGCTTTGCAGAGCGCATGGCTTCCCGTCCATACCGTTCTTTCCTTCCTGGGGAATGGCATCTTTGTCTTCGGCTTTTTCATCTCCCTTCTCTATCTCATCATCGAAAAGGAGATCAAGAAAAAGAGAGCCTTCCTCTTTTCGGAAAAATTCCCCTCCCTTGCTACCCTCGACCGCATCAACTACCGGTGCATGTCCCTCGGCTTCCCCTTTCTCACGGCGGGGATAATAACAGGTTCCATCTGGGCAGGTTTCGCATGGGGTTCTTACTGGAGGTGGGACCCGAAGGAAACATGGTCGCTCATCACATGGATCGTCTACGCGATCCTCTTTCATAACAGGCTCGCCCTTGGATGGCGGGGAAGGAAGACGGCTTATATGATGATACTCGGCGTCTTTCTCGTTCTTTTCACCTTCCTCGGGGTCAATTTCCTCCTCAAGGGCATGCATACGTATATGTGA
- the hemA gene encoding glutamyl-tRNA reductase, protein MKKQAIGILGLNHNTAPLEIRERLYIKEESIPDLLKRIREKGVAESVIISTCNRTEIYFSGEDKDQMMHKVRRVLSEVFTAPDEWFNRYMYSFSDEEAFRHLFLVASGLDSMVMGEPEILGQVKDAYRLAASVKSTGFFLNKTFHKTFNVAKRIRTETRIGYNPLSISSMAVELARHIFGSLEEKKILVIGAGEMCEIALKYFQKGGLSDILITNRTYQKARKLADEIIGEARPFEKLFDLLAEVDMVLASTGSEKPLIDPASVQAVMKKRRNRPIFFIDIAVPRDIDPAVNDMDNVYLYDIDDLKELSQKHLSSRVKESEKAQVIIDDEAARFSNWLRKVDVNPLIGHIMNRAEEIRIKEMKRTLGKMGASDDETVNNIDGMTRAIMNKLVHPYLALLKENGDPAVFDTLKKLFQFEENDENDMDSGDEGL, encoded by the coding sequence ATGAAAAAACAGGCTATCGGCATACTCGGACTCAACCACAATACGGCCCCCCTGGAGATACGGGAAAGGCTCTACATCAAGGAAGAGTCGATACCCGACCTGTTGAAGAGGATCCGGGAAAAGGGCGTGGCGGAATCGGTCATCATTTCCACCTGCAACAGGACCGAGATCTACTTTTCCGGCGAGGATAAGGACCAGATGATGCACAAGGTCCGCCGTGTGCTTTCCGAGGTCTTCACCGCGCCCGATGAATGGTTCAACCGTTACATGTACAGCTTTTCCGACGAAGAGGCCTTCCGTCACCTCTTCCTCGTCGCCTCGGGCCTCGATTCCATGGTTATGGGCGAACCGGAGATACTCGGCCAGGTAAAGGACGCATACCGCCTTGCCGCTTCCGTAAAGTCGACGGGCTTCTTTCTCAACAAGACATTTCACAAGACCTTCAACGTCGCCAAACGGATAAGGACGGAAACACGGATAGGGTACAATCCCCTGTCCATAAGCTCCATGGCGGTGGAGCTTGCCAGGCACATATTCGGCAGCCTCGAGGAAAAGAAGATACTCGTCATCGGAGCGGGCGAGATGTGCGAGATAGCCCTGAAATATTTCCAGAAAGGAGGGCTTTCCGATATCCTCATTACCAACAGGACCTACCAGAAGGCCCGAAAGCTGGCCGACGAGATCATCGGCGAGGCACGACCCTTCGAGAAACTCTTTGACCTCCTTGCCGAGGTCGACATGGTCCTCGCCTCGACGGGGTCGGAAAAACCCCTCATCGACCCGGCCAGCGTGCAGGCGGTGATGAAGAAACGCAGGAACAGGCCCATATTCTTCATCGATATCGCCGTCCCCCGGGACATCGACCCCGCCGTGAACGACATGGACAACGTCTATCTCTACGACATAGACGACCTCAAGGAGCTTTCCCAGAAGCACCTTTCCAGCAGGGTCAAGGAGTCCGAAAAAGCACAGGTCATCATAGATGACGAGGCGGCGCGGTTCTCCAACTGGCTCAGGAAGGTCGACGTGAATCCCCTCATCGGTCACATAATGAACCGGGCCGAAGAGATCAGGATAAAGGAAATGAAAAGGACCCTTGGCAAGATGGGAGCGAGCGACGACGAGACGGTGAATAACATCGACGGCATGACGAGGGCGATCATGAACAAGCTCGTCCACCCCTACCTGGCGCTGCTCAAGGAGAACGGGGACCCCGCCGTTTTTGACACCCTGAAAAAGCTGTTTCAATTCGAGGAAAACGATGAAAATGACATGGACAGTGGGGACGAGGGGCTCTAA
- the hemC gene encoding hydroxymethylbilane synthase — MKMTWTVGTRGSKLALRQTQMVIDAMRDANPGHQFAIRTIKTTGDTVWDKPLAQIGGKGLFVKEIEEELVCGGIDIAVHSMKDLPAELAEGLVIGAVMVREDPRDAFVSTRYKSISDLQSGCRVGTGSLRRRAQLQRYRGGIDVIPLRGNVDTRIRKMATENLDGIILAVAGMRRLGLETAITQIIPADIMVPTAGQGAIGIEIRGGGEAAGLVKTVNHERTSREVAIERAIQASVEGGCNVPLGIHARIEEDRIDLSLSLGNEGGAILVHQKLSGKVGSEEMLVTTASSILLKHMATGYGS, encoded by the coding sequence ATGAAAATGACATGGACAGTGGGGACGAGGGGCTCTAAGCTGGCCCTCAGGCAGACACAGATGGTGATAGATGCCATGAGGGACGCGAACCCCGGCCATCAATTCGCGATAAGGACCATCAAAACAACGGGCGATACCGTATGGGACAAACCCCTTGCACAGATCGGGGGGAAAGGCCTCTTCGTCAAAGAGATCGAGGAAGAGCTTGTCTGCGGCGGCATCGACATCGCCGTCCACAGCATGAAAGACCTTCCCGCCGAGCTTGCCGAGGGCCTGGTCATCGGTGCCGTCATGGTCCGCGAGGATCCAAGGGACGCCTTTGTCTCGACACGGTATAAGAGCATAAGCGACCTTCAAAGCGGCTGCCGCGTGGGGACGGGAAGCCTCCGCAGAAGGGCCCAGCTTCAGAGATACCGTGGGGGGATAGACGTGATCCCCCTGAGGGGAAATGTGGACACCCGTATCAGGAAGATGGCCACAGAAAACCTCGACGGCATCATCCTGGCCGTTGCCGGCATGAGACGGCTGGGCCTTGAGACAGCGATCACCCAGATCATCCCGGCGGACATCATGGTCCCCACCGCGGGCCAGGGTGCGATAGGGATCGAGATCCGGGGAGGCGGCGAAGCGGCAGGACTCGTCAAGACGGTCAACCACGAAAGAACATCCCGGGAAGTTGCCATCGAAAGGGCCATCCAGGCGTCAGTGGAGGGGGGATGCAACGTTCCCCTTGGAATCCATGCGCGTATCGAAGAGGACCGCATCGACCTCTCCCTTTCACTGGGAAACGAAGGCGGCGCCATTCTCGTTCATCAAAAGCTCTCGGGGAAAGTCGGCTCGGAGGAGATGCTGGTAACCACCGCCTCAAGTATCCTGCTGAAACACATGGCCACAGGTTATGGATCATAG
- a CDS encoding HU family DNA-binding protein — protein sequence MTKAELITKMAAGSKISKAAAGKALEAFLDGVKAALKKDERVTLVGFGTFSVSKRKARKGRNPRTGKEIKIPSRKVPKFTAGKALKDAI from the coding sequence ATGACAAAGGCAGAATTGATTACTAAGATGGCAGCAGGGTCAAAGATATCCAAAGCCGCTGCCGGCAAGGCCTTGGAAGCTTTTCTTGATGGAGTGAAAGCAGCTCTGAAGAAAGATGAACGTGTAACGCTTGTTGGTTTTGGCACTTTTTCCGTTTCCAAGAGAAAGGCCCGCAAGGGAAGAAACCCCAGAACCGGCAAAGAGATCAAGATCCCTTCACGGAAAGTCCCGAAATTCACAGCAGGAAAAGCTCTTAAGGACGCAATCTAA
- a CDS encoding phosphomannose isomerase type II C-terminal cupin domain: MTERTIERDDRPWGYFEILADLPDCKAKRIVVYPGCRLSLQRHRHRDEHWFVIAGSAIVTVDRKEIPLGRKGSVDIPRTFLHRVNNIGFEDFVFIEVQIGDYFGEDDIERMEDDYGRA, translated from the coding sequence ATGACAGAGAGAACAATTGAGAGAGACGACCGGCCCTGGGGCTATTTTGAGATCTTGGCCGATCTGCCTGATTGCAAGGCAAAGAGGATAGTCGTGTACCCGGGTTGCCGTCTGAGCCTGCAAAGGCACAGGCACAGGGACGAACACTGGTTCGTCATCGCCGGGAGCGCCATTGTGACCGTAGACCGCAAGGAAATTCCCCTCGGCAGGAAGGGTTCCGTTGATATCCCCCGCACTTTTCTGCACCGTGTGAATAATATCGGCTTTGAGGATTTTGTCTTCATCGAGGTACAGATCGGAGACTATTTTGGAGAAGACGACATCGAACGGATGGAAGATGACTATGGAAGGGCGTAA
- a CDS encoding OmpA family protein has product MRRRKKREEPENLERWLITYADLITLLLAFFIMMYTFSKHDSQKYREVTGHLKTIFTGGSGIVTEGNAAGNVPFDVSLKTPGSAEDVKARLEEEIKKLAGTDSLEKKVSVITDERGIVIRVLDEAFFDLGKADLKPGAKRTLDTIATVIKSIDNPLRVEGHTDDIPIATPEFKSNWELSVRRATEVVRYLIEKHDVSPPRISAVGYAEYHPVAPNDTDENRSRNRRIEIVVLRSLSDDQKKSP; this is encoded by the coding sequence ATGAGACGGAGGAAGAAACGGGAGGAGCCCGAGAATCTCGAACGCTGGCTCATCACGTATGCCGACCTCATCACGCTGCTCCTTGCTTTCTTTATCATGATGTACACGTTCTCAAAGCATGATTCGCAGAAATACAGGGAAGTGACAGGGCATCTGAAGACGATCTTCACCGGCGGGTCGGGTATTGTAACCGAGGGGAACGCGGCGGGAAACGTTCCCTTCGATGTCTCCCTGAAAACCCCCGGTTCCGCAGAGGACGTGAAAGCCAGGCTCGAAGAGGAGATAAAAAAACTCGCAGGCACGGACTCCCTTGAGAAAAAGGTATCTGTTATCACCGACGAGCGGGGCATCGTGATCAGGGTCCTCGACGAGGCTTTCTTCGACCTCGGCAAGGCCGATCTCAAGCCGGGTGCCAAACGGACGCTGGACACGATAGCGACTGTCATAAAGTCAATAGACAATCCCCTGCGCGTCGAGGGCCACACCGACGATATTCCCATCGCGACCCCCGAGTTCAAGTCCAACTGGGAGCTTTCGGTAAGGCGCGCGACGGAGGTCGTGCGCTACCTCATTGAAAAACATGATGTCTCACCGCCGAGGATATCGGCGGTAGGCTACGCCGAATACCATCCCGTCGCCCCCAACGACACCGACGAGAACCGTTCCCGAAACCGCAGGATAGAGATCGTTGTCTTGAGATCCCTGTCGGATGATCAAAAAAAATCTCCCTAA
- a CDS encoding flagellar motor protein encodes MDIATILGLVVGIGSVLIAFIMEGGHLSALIQLPAMILVIFGTFGAATVTTSVKQLANLPNLMKVAFFEKKMDSPALIELLFDLSQKARKNGLLSLEKDLDAIEEPFLRKAIQLAIDGFETNKIREILEIEMAYIEERHKAGANFFLKLGGFSPTLGIMGTVLGLIHALGNMENSSNMASAIASAFIATLWGVAMANLIYLPLSDKLKHKHQDEALYLEIITEGAISLAMGDNPRVIRMKLVSFLLPDKRTEALR; translated from the coding sequence ATGGATATTGCAACCATACTCGGCCTTGTGGTCGGAATCGGCTCCGTTCTTATCGCCTTCATCATGGAGGGGGGACATCTCTCCGCGCTGATCCAGCTCCCGGCCATGATACTTGTCATATTCGGCACCTTCGGCGCGGCAACGGTAACCACCTCCGTTAAACAGCTCGCCAATCTCCCCAACCTCATGAAGGTGGCCTTCTTCGAAAAGAAGATGGACTCCCCTGCGCTCATCGAGCTGCTCTTCGACCTTTCCCAGAAGGCCCGGAAGAACGGACTGTTGAGTCTTGAGAAGGACCTCGACGCCATCGAGGAGCCCTTTCTGAGAAAGGCGATACAGTTGGCCATCGACGGTTTCGAGACGAACAAGATACGGGAGATCCTGGAAATTGAGATGGCCTATATAGAGGAGCGTCACAAGGCGGGGGCGAATTTCTTCCTGAAGCTCGGGGGGTTTTCCCCGACGCTGGGCATTATGGGAACGGTGCTGGGGCTTATCCATGCGCTGGGGAATATGGAAAACAGCTCGAATATGGCCTCGGCCATCGCAAGCGCATTCATCGCGACCCTCTGGGGCGTCGCCATGGCAAACCTTATCTACCTGCCTCTGTCGGACAAGCTCAAACACAAGCACCAGGATGAGGCCCTCTATCTTGAGATCATAACGGAGGGCGCCATATCGCTCGCCATGGGTGACAACCCGCGGGTGATTCGGATGAAGCTCGTTTCCTTTCTGCTTCCCGACAAGCGCACGGAGGCGTTGCGATGA
- a CDS encoding PilZ domain-containing protein, with product MNGDDERREFFRIKDRIPLEFRPISRDEFLRLQDAIRYNSTQVIDKLHELYFLEGHCESGDETDQMHAYMQMINKKLDMIIEILGKSSTGENYTTINTDVDISGAGVRFMCESSLTEEDFVELKIIVPIFPYPKITCLCQVVRVEQRDDAGPRKCALKFMVINEKDQDILINYVFLKERQCLRQKKETAS from the coding sequence ATGAACGGTGACGATGAAAGAAGGGAGTTCTTCAGGATCAAGGACAGGATCCCCCTTGAGTTCCGCCCCATCAGTCGTGATGAGTTCTTAAGGCTCCAGGACGCTATCCGCTACAACTCGACACAGGTCATCGACAAGCTGCATGAGCTTTACTTTCTGGAAGGCCATTGCGAGTCCGGGGATGAGACCGATCAGATGCATGCCTATATGCAGATGATCAACAAGAAGCTCGATATGATCATCGAGATCCTGGGTAAGTCCTCCACGGGCGAGAATTACACCACCATCAACACCGATGTGGACATAAGCGGCGCCGGCGTACGGTTCATGTGCGAGTCGTCCCTGACGGAGGAGGATTTCGTGGAACTCAAGATCATTGTCCCCATCTTTCCCTATCCCAAGATCACCTGTCTGTGCCAGGTGGTGAGGGTGGAACAGCGCGACGATGCAGGCCCGCGCAAATGCGCACTGAAATTCATGGTCATAAACGAGAAGGATCAGGACATCCTGATCAATTATGTCTTCTTGAAAGAGCGCCAGTGCCTGCGTCAGAAAAAAGAAACGGCGAGTTAA
- a CDS encoding response regulator: MLEGTRILVVDDNPEVINILADFLGLNGCEIYEATCGKEALEMLDRKDPEIVILDVQLPDLNGITLIDTIKVTKPTTAVIMATGYYDPNFVIDAMKKGASDFLLKPFELDKLMLVMMRVLRERRLLIENESMMQNLGDKRKIEHLNRELQKKIKELTTMYHISNKFNSINIFEDVYEKMIQIVGETLDVRSCGYYVPDGDANELILYAGHTKDGEGPGWDWQRISIPEDFKAEARSTRRHVVKDNRIYLPLVIQGEPIGFIMTEAKLNGGKGSKSLESDAFFLRLIAEKASTQIENRMLYESLFENILHTLRSLIIAITKRDLYTEGHCKRVTGMSLALGERLGATEYERDVIRVVCPVHDLGKIGIPDSILLKPGRLSDEEYVIMQSHSVYGEEIMSRFEILAKEARIIRHHHERYDGNGYPDRLAGEDIPVCSRIIAVCDAYDAMVTDRPYRKAMDMGEIVSEITRCSGSQFDPAIAQAFADLVRDGYER, from the coding sequence ATGCTAGAAGGAACCAGGATACTCGTCGTCGATGACAACCCCGAGGTCATCAATATCCTGGCAGATTTCCTGGGTCTCAACGGTTGCGAGATATACGAGGCGACCTGCGGAAAGGAAGCCCTCGAGATGCTGGATCGGAAGGATCCCGAGATAGTCATTCTCGATGTCCAGCTTCCCGATCTCAACGGCATAACCCTCATAGATACCATCAAGGTCACGAAGCCCACCACGGCCGTCATAATGGCGACAGGCTACTATGATCCCAATTTTGTCATCGATGCCATGAAGAAGGGCGCCTCGGACTTTCTTCTCAAGCCTTTCGAACTTGACAAGCTCATGCTTGTCATGATGAGGGTCCTCAGGGAGAGAAGGCTCCTTATCGAGAACGAGAGCATGATGCAGAACCTGGGTGACAAGAGGAAGATCGAGCATCTGAACCGGGAACTGCAGAAGAAGATAAAAGAACTGACCACCATGTACCACATATCGAACAAGTTCAATTCCATCAATATCTTCGAGGATGTTTACGAGAAAATGATCCAGATCGTGGGTGAGACCCTCGATGTCCGCTCATGCGGGTATTACGTTCCCGACGGTGACGCGAATGAATTGATACTCTATGCGGGGCACACGAAGGACGGCGAGGGGCCCGGCTGGGACTGGCAACGCATCAGCATCCCCGAGGATTTCAAGGCGGAGGCGCGCAGCACCCGCAGGCACGTCGTCAAAGACAACCGGATCTACCTTCCCCTCGTCATCCAGGGGGAGCCCATCGGGTTCATAATGACGGAGGCGAAGCTCAACGGCGGCAAGGGGTCGAAGTCCCTGGAGAGCGATGCCTTCTTTCTTCGCCTCATCGCCGAAAAGGCATCGACGCAGATCGAGAACAGGATGCTCTACGAGAGTCTCTTCGAGAACATCCTCCACACCCTGAGATCCCTGATCATCGCCATCACGAAGCGCGACCTCTACACGGAAGGCCATTGCAAGAGGGTCACGGGCATGAGCCTTGCCCTTGGCGAGCGGCTCGGCGCCACCGAATACGAGAGGGATGTCATCAGGGTCGTCTGCCCCGTCCATGATCTCGGGAAGATAGGCATTCCCGACAGCATACTGCTCAAGCCGGGGCGGCTCTCCGACGAGGAATACGTCATCATGCAGAGCCATTCTGTTTACGGGGAAGAGATCATGAGCCGCTTCGAGATCCTTGCGAAAGAGGCGAGGATCATCAGGCATCATCATGAGCGCTATGACGGCAATGGATATCCCGATCGCCTGGCAGGCGAGGACATCCCTGTCTGCTCGCGCATAATCGCCGTTTGCGATGCATACGATGCCATGGTCACCGACCGGCCCTACCGCAAGGCGATGGACATGGGGGAGATCGTTTCGGAGATCACGCGATGCAGCGGCAGCCAGTTCGATCCTGCGATAGCGCAGGCCTTTGCCGATTTGGTCCGGGACGGGTATGAACGGTGA
- a CDS encoding response regulator — translation MKNDESFRILVVDDNKELREILEEYLGGEGHYAEGAANGREALERHLKDPYDLIVTDLNMPEISGMELIKTIRKDNQETEFIIITGYASMDSAVEAVRIGAFDYIVKPFRMEELQVVVKNVRDKVMLKKLNAKLVQTLQSFYDEMERYRRGKMPEESESRDEPVNGRQASDTEQIVAEIRDMEKLRKGRLLIE, via the coding sequence ATGAAAAATGATGAATCCTTCCGCATTCTCGTTGTTGACGATAACAAGGAACTCAGAGAGATCCTCGAGGAGTACCTGGGAGGAGAGGGCCATTATGCAGAAGGCGCAGCCAACGGCAGGGAAGCCCTTGAAAGGCACCTCAAGGATCCTTATGACCTGATCGTTACAGACCTCAACATGCCGGAGATATCCGGCATGGAGCTGATAAAGACCATCAGAAAAGACAACCAGGAAACCGAGTTCATTATCATCACCGGTTACGCCTCCATGGACAGCGCCGTCGAAGCGGTACGGATCGGCGCATTCGATTATATCGTCAAGCCCTTCAGGATGGAGGAACTCCAGGTGGTGGTCAAGAACGTCCGTGACAAGGTGATGCTGAAAAAGCTCAATGCAAAGCTCGTTCAAACCCTTCAGAGCTTTTACGATGAGATGGAAAGGTATCGGCGCGGGAAGATGCCTGAAGAATCGGAGAGCAGGGACGAACCCGTAAACGGAAGACAGGCAAGCGATACAGAACAGATCGTTGCCGAGATCAGGGATATGGAAAAACTGAGAAAGGGGAGGCTTCTGATTGAATGA
- a CDS encoding HAD family hydrolase — protein MQNIRMTMYRDAKIADSTRPAVFLDRDGIINMKMAEGEYVTHWSGFTFLPGVFEAIRLFNANDRLVIVVTNQQCIGKGLVTMEAIETIHTKMTGSLEENGSHVDGIYVCPHLASDGCSCRKPGTGLFEMALKDFRKRGISIDMSNSYMIGDSATDILAGERAGLRTILLASDYHPAACLHGAGLLDAARRIVGDTRARRMAM, from the coding sequence TTGCAAAACATTCGCATGACCATGTACCGGGATGCAAAAATAGCGGATTCCACACGACCCGCCGTCTTCCTTGACCGCGACGGGATCATCAACATGAAGATGGCGGAGGGAGAATACGTGACACACTGGTCGGGGTTCACCTTCCTTCCCGGTGTCTTCGAAGCGATAAGGCTCTTCAATGCCAATGACCGCCTCGTCATCGTGGTCACCAATCAGCAGTGCATCGGCAAGGGGTTGGTCACAATGGAAGCTATAGAGACCATCCATACGAAAATGACAGGATCTCTCGAAGAGAACGGCTCCCATGTGGATGGCATCTACGTATGCCCCCACCTTGCGTCTGACGGATGTTCCTGCAGGAAACCGGGAACGGGCCTTTTCGAAATGGCCCTCAAGGACTTCCGGAAGCGCGGGATATCCATCGACATGTCAAACAGTTATATGATCGGCGACTCCGCAACCGATATCCTGGCCGGAGAAAGGGCGGGACTCAGGACGATATTGCTTGCCAGCGACTATCACCCTGCGGCCTGTCTCCACGGGGCGGGCCTCCTCGACGCGGCCCGAAGGATCGTCGGAGATACCAGAGCAAGAAGGATGGCGATGTGA
- a CDS encoding GDP-mannose 4,6-dehydratase, producing MTKRALITGVTGMVGSHLCDFLLEHTDWDIYGMCRWRSPLDNVEHLLDRANRNDRVYFLNGDLNDYVSLAGTVEESRPDFVFHLAAQSYPKTSFSAPFDTLETNILGTERLLEAIRRTGGIDPIIHVCSSSEVFGRVPREKLPINEECSFHPASPYAISKIGTDMVGRFHAEAYAQKVVVTRMFTHTGPRRGDVFAESTFAKQIAMIERGLIPPVVKTGNLNSMRTWSDVRDAVRAYYMLVTVNPIPGQYYNIGGAFSCTVGEMLDHLIGISAAKDRIRVETEEGRLRPLDADLQVPDISKFHGHTGWKPEISFETTMKDLLGYWRERVKAGKMFLNR from the coding sequence GTGACAAAAAGAGCGCTTATTACGGGAGTAACGGGCATGGTGGGTTCCCATCTGTGCGATTTTCTCCTCGAACATACCGACTGGGACATCTACGGGATGTGCAGGTGGAGAAGCCCCCTCGACAACGTCGAACACCTTCTCGACAGGGCAAACAGGAACGACCGGGTATATTTCCTGAATGGCGATCTCAACGACTATGTCTCTCTGGCGGGCACCGTGGAGGAAAGCAGACCCGATTTTGTGTTTCACCTTGCCGCCCAGAGCTACCCGAAGACCAGCTTCTCCGCACCTTTCGATACCCTTGAGACGAACATACTGGGGACGGAGCGGCTTCTTGAGGCCATAAGGCGGACGGGCGGCATTGATCCCATCATTCATGTATGTTCCTCATCGGAGGTATTCGGCCGGGTTCCCAGGGAAAAGCTTCCCATAAACGAGGAATGCTCTTTTCACCCCGCCTCGCCCTACGCCATATCGAAGATCGGCACCGACATGGTGGGCCGCTTCCACGCGGAGGCTTACGCCCAGAAGGTCGTCGTCACGAGAATGTTCACTCACACCGGGCCGCGCAGGGGGGACGTCTTTGCCGAATCCACCTTCGCCAAGCAGATCGCCATGATAGAGCGGGGGTTGATCCCGCCCGTCGTGAAGACGGGCAACCTCAATTCGATGCGCACCTGGTCGGATGTGCGGGACGCGGTGCGCGCCTATTACATGCTGGTCACCGTCAACCCCATCCCGGGCCAGTATTACAACATCGGAGGGGCGTTCTCCTGCACGGTAGGTGAGATGCTGGACCATCTCATAGGGATCTCCGCCGCAAAGGACAGGATCCGCGTTGAGACGGAAGAAGGGAGACTAAGACCCCTCGACGCCGATCTCCAGGTGCCGGACATCTCCAAGTTTCACGGTCACACGGGATGGAAGCCGGAGATATCATTTGAAACAACAATGAAGGACCTTCTCGGCTACTGGCGGGAACGGGTCAAAGCAGGAAAGATGTTCTTGAATAGGTGA
- a CDS encoding transketolase, whose product MMDTSINFLEKKARWVRKQIVEMIFNAKKGHIGGALSCTDILVSLFYGDILRYDARDPGWPDRDRFIMSKGHSGVALYTILADLGFFPLSELSTFCGNATMLGGHPDRNIPGVETDSGSLGQGLGIGAGLSLCAKLDHKDYKTVVLVGDGECYEGSLWEAAMFAGHHELGNLAVVIDRNGQCVTDFTEDCVRLEPFAEKWEAFGWEVKSIDGHSHKEILEVLKTIKARDNGKPLAVIASTIKGRGVSFMERQLHWHHGVPTSDELETARKELDIDLCATPVKEVTS is encoded by the coding sequence ATGATGGATACCTCGATCAATTTTCTCGAAAAGAAGGCCCGATGGGTAAGGAAGCAGATCGTTGAAATGATATTCAACGCAAAGAAGGGCCACATCGGAGGAGCGTTGTCCTGCACGGACATTTTGGTCAGTCTCTTTTACGGGGATATCCTCAGGTACGATGCAAGAGATCCCGGCTGGCCGGACCGCGACCGGTTCATTATGAGCAAGGGCCACTCGGGAGTAGCGCTTTACACGATACTGGCCGATCTGGGGTTCTTTCCATTATCCGAGCTTTCGACATTTTGCGGTAACGCAACCATGCTGGGCGGGCACCCCGACAGGAACATCCCCGGTGTTGAAACAGACAGCGGTTCTCTTGGGCAAGGGCTCGGTATCGGTGCGGGCCTGTCATTATGCGCAAAACTCGACCACAAAGACTATAAGACGGTTGTCCTCGTCGGTGACGGCGAGTGCTACGAGGGTTCCCTTTGGGAAGCGGCCATGTTCGCCGGCCACCACGAGCTCGGCAATCTTGCGGTGGTCATTGACCGCAACGGACAGTGCGTAACCGATTTCACGGAAGACTGCGTCAGGCTGGAGCCTTTTGCCGAGAAATGGGAAGCCTTCGGATGGGAGGTAAAGTCAATAGACGGTCACTCCCACAAGGAAATACTCGAGGTCCTGAAAACCATCAAGGCCCGCGACAACGGCAAACCTCTGGCTGTTATCGCCAGCACGATCAAGGGGCGCGGCGTATCCTTCATGGAAAGGCAGCTTCACTGGCACCATGGCGTACCGACGTCGGATGAACTGGAAACGGCAAGAAAAGAGCTGGACATCGACCTCTGCGCGACACCGGTGAAGGAAGTGACGTCGTGA